In one window of Fictibacillus phosphorivorans DNA:
- a CDS encoding undecaprenyldiphospho-muramoylpentapeptide beta-N-acetylglucosaminyltransferase has product MKKLVLTGGGSAGHVTPHLALIPKLEKMGWDLNYIGSVDGIEKSLIQDGTNVPYHGISSGKLRRYFDLKNIKDPFKVAAGVAQAYFKLGRIKPDAVFSKGGFVAVPVVIAAWMRNIPVYIHESDITPGLANKISSKFASKIFVTFDEAKKHFAAGQAIVTGSPIRDELLQGTREKGLSFLGFRSHLPVLTIMGGSLGARKINEALREALPELLRSYQIVHICGKGNVDESLKNTEGYRQFEYIQSELPDVVAATDFVISRAGSNSIFEWLTLKIPMLLIPLSRAASRGDQILNAQSFEKQGYCHVLYEEELTKVTLITSLKDLKADQEQMKKNMDTFKASDSVDLILRTITGQK; this is encoded by the coding sequence CATCGGTTCTGTTGATGGTATAGAAAAGAGTTTGATACAAGATGGAACGAACGTACCTTATCATGGAATCTCGAGTGGGAAACTTCGACGTTATTTTGACTTAAAAAATATCAAAGATCCTTTTAAAGTGGCAGCTGGTGTTGCACAAGCTTATTTTAAGCTCGGAAGAATTAAGCCAGATGCTGTTTTCTCAAAAGGAGGTTTCGTGGCTGTACCTGTGGTTATTGCCGCATGGATGCGTAACATTCCTGTTTACATCCATGAATCAGATATTACACCTGGTTTGGCTAACAAGATCTCATCTAAATTTGCTTCGAAAATCTTCGTTACGTTTGATGAAGCAAAGAAACATTTTGCAGCAGGGCAAGCGATTGTGACCGGTTCACCCATTCGCGATGAACTGCTTCAAGGTACTAGAGAAAAAGGATTGTCTTTCTTAGGCTTCCGAAGCCATCTCCCTGTACTCACTATCATGGGTGGCAGCCTAGGTGCGCGTAAAATCAATGAAGCTCTGCGGGAAGCTCTGCCGGAATTATTACGTTCTTATCAGATCGTACACATCTGCGGAAAAGGAAACGTAGATGAAAGTTTGAAAAATACAGAAGGGTACAGACAGTTCGAATATATTCAAAGTGAACTTCCAGATGTTGTTGCAGCAACAGACTTTGTGATTTCTCGTGCTGGATCGAACAGTATCTTTGAGTGGCTGACCCTTAAGATTCCGATGCTGCTTATCCCGCTTTCAAGAGCGGCGAGCAGAGGAGATCAGATCCTTAATGCTCAATCCTTTGAAAAACAAGGTTATTGCCACGTTCTATATGAAGAAGAATTAACAAAAGTAACGTTGATTACTTCTCTAAAAGATCTGAAAGCGGATCAAGAGCAGATGAAGAAAAACATGGACACATTTAAAGCTTCTGATAGTGTAGACCTTATTCTACGCACGATTACAGGACAGAAGTAA
- a CDS encoding AzlC family ABC transporter permease: protein MPSPAVHREGTPAYWKKGVQAGLPIAIGYMPVAFTFGLLAKAAELSLFETIGMSVIVFAGASQYIALSMIVAMSGAAELILTTFIMNIRHLLMSASLKERAEDDPKWLRAIYAFFITDETFSVAATSSEKKITGSYLLGLGIVAYSCWVIFSGVGYVMGAGLPQSLQDSMGIALYAMFIALLVPAAKKSKKVIALAATAAVLNSIFSFVPTLNGGWGIILSTLIAAVSIEFFMKGDERDE from the coding sequence ATGCCAAGCCCTGCCGTACATAGAGAAGGAACACCTGCATACTGGAAGAAAGGTGTTCAAGCTGGTTTGCCGATTGCGATTGGCTATATGCCAGTTGCATTTACATTTGGTCTGCTCGCTAAAGCAGCAGAGCTAAGTCTATTTGAAACGATAGGCATGAGTGTTATCGTGTTTGCAGGTGCCTCACAATATATCGCCTTATCGATGATTGTGGCAATGAGTGGTGCAGCAGAATTGATTCTGACTACATTCATCATGAACATCAGGCATCTTCTGATGAGTGCTTCTCTCAAGGAGCGTGCTGAGGATGACCCTAAATGGTTACGAGCGATCTATGCCTTCTTTATTACGGATGAGACTTTTTCTGTTGCTGCGACCTCATCCGAGAAAAAAATTACGGGAAGCTATTTGCTTGGCTTAGGAATCGTTGCATACAGCTGTTGGGTAATCTTTTCAGGGGTAGGTTATGTGATGGGAGCTGGACTTCCACAATCACTGCAAGATAGTATGGGGATCGCGCTTTATGCGATGTTTATCGCACTACTCGTACCTGCTGCCAAAAAGAGCAAGAAGGTAATTGCACTTGCCGCGACTGCAGCAGTATTAAATTCAATCTTCTCGTTCGTTCCCACTTTAAATGGTGGATGGGGAATCATTCTATCTACTTTAATCGCTGCCGTTTCAATCGAGTTTTTTATGAAGGGGGATGAGAGGGATGAGTGA
- a CDS encoding AzlD domain-containing protein → MSEQLIWVIVGMGIVTYIPRMLPLVLFHTNHLHPRIQGILKNVPFAILGALIFPGVFTINPENYLYGGIGAAAAFIAAWLNLNVIVVVLSSIFVLYGYTFL, encoded by the coding sequence ATGAGTGAACAATTAATATGGGTAATTGTCGGGATGGGAATCGTAACCTATATTCCTAGGATGTTGCCGCTCGTTCTCTTTCATACGAACCATCTCCATCCAAGGATACAAGGGATATTGAAGAATGTTCCTTTTGCTATACTAGGTGCACTCATTTTTCCAGGTGTATTTACCATCAATCCAGAAAATTATCTATATGGGGGAATAGGTGCTGCTGCAGCATTTATCGCGGCTTGGTTGAACTTAAATGTGATCGTGGTCGTGCTATCTTCAATCTTCGTTTTGTACGGTTATACGTTTTTGTAG